In the Mesorhizobium sp. M1D.F.Ca.ET.043.01.1.1 genome, GCGGTCGGCTTTTCGGTGGCCCAAGGGGCGGTGGTCGTCGCCATAGCGGCACTCCTGTCAGGCGCTTCAACCGGTCATCGGGACCGTTTGCGCGGCAAGACGCGCGAGCTGGATATTTTCAGCTCCGTTGCGTCAACTCATTGTCTCATGCAAGACCGAGTACATAGGCGAAGGCAGCGGAGCGGTCAATGAGGTGGCCGCCAGCCAGGTTCGGTTTGCTTTCGTCCAGCGATATCAGTGGCTTGCCGGGATTTGCCTTAGGTTACCAGCAAAGCTATTGTCCGCCGCATTCGAAGGAGAAGCACGATGCGCGAGAAAATCGCCGAATCCATGAAGAGCGCGATGAAGGCGCAGGACAAGCACCGCCTGCCGACGCTCAGGCTGATCCAGGCCGCCATCCAGGACCGCGACATCGCCAATCGCGGCGCCGGCAAGCCGGCGGCGAGCGAGGAGGAGATCCTGCAGATCCTCGCCAAGATGGTGAAGCAGCGAGAGGAATCGGCCAAGGCTTTCGAGGATGGCAAGCGGCCGGAACTGGCCGCGCAGGAACGCGGCGAGATGGAGATCATCCGCGAGTTCCTGCCGACGCAGCTCGGCGACGCGGAAATCATGGCGGCGGCGCGCGAGGCGATCGCCGCGACAGGCGCGGCCAGCCAGAAGGACATGGGCAAGGTCATCGGCGCGCTCAAGCAGAAATATGCCGGCCAGATGGACTTCGCCAAGGCAAGCGCCATCGTCAAGGGCCTGCTGCAGTAGAGGACTGCAGCAGGCATTCTTGCCGCACCCGAAGCGAGACCCATGCAAGGCTGGCACCCAAGCCCGCTTCAAGCCGCGTTGCGGCATTTCCCTGCCATGACGGAGGACACGATTTTCTGATGGCCGAAGGCGCCGAGACCGTCATGACACGCCAACCGTATCTATTTCACCGATCAAGGCGTTATCCTGGTGCACGGCTCGCCGCAGGATATATTGATCACCCGCGGGAGGCGCGGACGAAGGCTTTTCTCGAGCAGATGCTGTAGTCGCGCTGTGGCGGTCACAGGCAATTCCGCAGGCGACCGACATTGATACTCGATCGTCGAGTCTCAGCGGGACACCATCCCGAAGCGCGCGTCGAAACGGATAGCTGGGGTCTGTGGAGTGTCGCAGGGACGCCATCGGAGGCTGCACTGTAACTGGCGGCGGCTTTCTCCCTCATCGAGTAGGATTAAGTGTTGTTGAGGTCTGCTCGGATTTTTTGCGTCTAGAAAAGCCATCGTGCTTCCGAGCCGCGGGGCAACAAAAATAAACATAATTATTGCTGACAGGCGGGGAGCGAGAGGTTTATTGCGTCGTGCAGAGGCGACCCGAATGGCTGGACCTATGGACAATATCGCATACACCGTTCCTCTTCAGGTTTCGGCTCGCATTCTTGTCGTCGAGGACGATCGCGATATTGCCGGAATGCTTATCGATTTGATGAAAGAGGCGGGCTATGTCGCCGAGGCCGTTGGTTCGGCAACGGAAATGGATCGCCTGCTCAAAAAGAAGGAATTCAACCTTATCGTGCTCGACGGGATGCTGCCGGGCGAAGACGGTTTCAGCATTTGCAGAAGGATCAGATCGTCCGACACGACGCCCATCCTTATGCTCACGGCGTTGACCAAGGAGGTGGACAGGGTCGTTGGGCTGGAGCTAGGGGCTGACGACTACGTGACGAAACCGTTCAGCTCCAGGGAACTTCTGGCGCGGATAAAGGCGCTTCTGCGGCGATCGTCCTATCAGAGCCAGTCCAAGCCAAGCCAGGAGCCGTTGACCTTTGCGGGGTGGCGGATAGACCCGGTCGCGCGCGAGCTCACCGACAGCGACGGTGTCCATGTGCCACTCACGACAGCGGAGTTTGATGTGCTGCTCGTATTCTGCCAGAATCCAAGGCAGGTGATGAACCGGCACGAAATTCTCGCCTGC is a window encoding:
- a CDS encoding GatB/YqeY domain-containing protein, with amino-acid sequence MREKIAESMKSAMKAQDKHRLPTLRLIQAAIQDRDIANRGAGKPAASEEEILQILAKMVKQREESAKAFEDGKRPELAAQERGEMEIIREFLPTQLGDAEIMAAAREAIAATGAASQKDMGKVIGALKQKYAGQMDFAKASAIVKGLLQ
- a CDS encoding response regulator, with translation MAGPMDNIAYTVPLQVSARILVVEDDRDIAGMLIDLMKEAGYVAEAVGSATEMDRLLKKKEFNLIVLDGMLPGEDGFSICRRIRSSDTTPILMLTALTKEVDRVVGLELGADDYVTKPFSSRELLARIKALLRRSSYQSQSKPSQEPLTFAGWRIDPVARELTDSDGVHVPLTTAEFDVLLVFCQNPRQVMNRHEILACTHAGSAGPVDRSIDVHVSRIRQKIEPNYREPTFIKTVRLGGYIFTPEVAVAV